Within the Prochlorococcus sp. MIT 1300 genome, the region TGATACTATTATCAACCCGACCAGAATGTCTTCTACAAACAATCAAATCACGTTGTCAAGAAATTCCCTTCTTTAGATTAAGGAAGGATTCCCTTAGACAGGTGCTCAAGAAAAGCAAAAAACCCCAGGAAGAAGCTTTAGATCTAGAGGATATTCAGCCTGAAATCATACTCCTGGCGAATGGTTCGCCGGGTGCACTGATTGATCACAAAAGCAAGTTAGAGGAAATTCCCCAAGAAATATGGTCAAAATTAAATGTTCCAAACGCAAGCCACATAGAAGCCCTTAACCTTGCCAAAGAAATCTCAACAAAGCTGGACAATTCTCAACAAATCTGGATGATTGACTGGCTTCAACAACATCTTTGGAATAAAAATTTCAATCCTCAGCAGATAAAAAAATTGCAGATTTTACGCCGACATCTAATTAACTATGTACAACCAAGACTGGCTTGGGAGATTGCACTGATTGAATTAATTGAAAGAACTAAGCACTAGCACGTTCTTCATCTGCAACAACTTTCTGCTCACGTTCTTGACGGGCCTTTGCTAGTACATCTTGCATATCTTGTATTTGCTGACCTCCAGTAGGCAGTTCCAAGCAATACCCAGCTCCATAAACAGTTTTGATAAACCTTGGCTTTCTTGGATCAGGCTCTAACTTAGTTCTTAAGTGACGGACATGAACTCGAATGGTCTCAATATCGTCGTCTGGTTCATACCCCCAAACCTCCTTAAGGATTAAAGACGGCGCAACTGTCTGACCATGTCTCTGCAAAAGACAATGGAGCAATTCGAATTCTAAATGGGTTAAACGAACTGCTCTATCGAACCATATAGCCTCAAATCTTTCTGGTACAAGTGTTAAGGGTCCATAATTAAGTATCTCACTGTGACTGGTGGCTCCAACCACAGTTCTATCAGTCCGCCTCAGAAGCGCTTTTACTCTGACCAGTAGTTCTTCCAGATCGAAAGGCTTAGTTAAGTAATCATCAGCACCTGAATTAAACCCACTAACTTTATCTTTTGTACCTCCCAAAGCAGTCAACATTAGTATTGGAATTCCTGCGGTTCTTTCATCTCTTCTAAGTCTCTGACAAAGAGTTAATCCATCTACATTA harbors:
- a CDS encoding DNA polymerase III subunit delta', giving the protein MPLNRTFCATSLFEDIIGQPLAISLLTASLEKNHIAPAYLFSGPDGIGRKLCALRFLEGLLTNGQISIRERKRLEDSNHPDVLWIEPTYQHQGKLIPASKAKEEGINLRSNLKLRIEQIKQIPHFLAQEPIEAKKGMVILEGVENIDEPAANALLKTLEEPGKGILILLSTRPECLLQTIKSRCQEIPFFRLRKDSLRQVLKKSKKPQEEALDLEDIQPEIILLANGSPGALIDHKSKLEEIPQEIWSKLNVPNASHIEALNLAKEISTKLDNSQQIWMIDWLQQHLWNKNFNPQQIKKLQILRRHLINYVQPRLAWEIALIELIERTKH
- a CDS encoding response regulator transcription factor, which gives rise to MKPCILLIEDDQDMRDLVSGHLEHSGFDVQRAADGIKGQALALQYSPDLILLDLMLPNVDGLTLCQRLRRDERTAGIPILMLTALGGTKDKVSGFNSGADDYLTKPFDLEELLVRVKALLRRTDRTVVGATSHSEILNYGPLTLVPERFEAIWFDRAVRLTHLEFELLHCLLQRHGQTVAPSLILKEVWGYEPDDDIETIRVHVRHLRTKLEPDPRKPRFIKTVYGAGYCLELPTGGQQIQDMQDVLAKARQEREQKVVADEERASA